DNA from Podarcis muralis chromosome 13, rPodMur119.hap1.1, whole genome shotgun sequence:
aatacggtaaatccgtatccagagggtccacggtattttgatttttttaagcaCTTCTCCATGTTCTCTAAGGCATTCCCTTCCCCGTTTCCTCTCTTTGCCCCCAGTGGATTTGCTGCGACATCCGCTACCTTGACGTCAGCATCCTGGGCAAGTTCGCCGTCGTGATGGCCGACCCGCCCTGGGACATCCACATGGAGCTTCCGTACGGGACCCTCACGGACGACGAGATGAGGCGCCTCAACATCCCCGTCCTGCAGGACGAGGGGTTCCTCTTTCTGTGGGTCACCGGCCGGTACGGGACATTAACTCAGCTTGTTCTTCCTCCCAGGATCTCCCCTTTCCCCTTCATCCTCACGACGACCCTGGCAGGTAGGGCAGGCAGAGGGATAGCATCACCCAGTGAGTTTGGTGGCCGagacaggatttgaaccctggtctccgggTCCAGCAGTCTAACCACTACAGCAGGGATTCCCCACCCTACAGCCCTCCCGATATTCTTGTGCTCTGAATCCCATCAGCCCCCTGGCAGCAAGACCCAGAGTCGCCTCCAGAGGGCGACAGAGAACCAGGAAGAACCTGGCTTCTTAGAGCAGTATAGATCCATGTTAGGTCTAAGTAACCTTTTCGGGGCCAGGAAGGggtggaagaagaggaaaaagcagatgGAACAATGAATCCAAATGCTACCTTTGTACTGTAGGCTGCGGTCTGTACACACAGAACTCTAGCCTCCATTCAGGCAAACACGAGGCATTCTCAGAGGTCAAGCACAGCCAAAATACGGAGGCTGTGAAGTAGGGGCCCATGTGGCCTGGGGGCCAGTTAAAAGAGGCAGGAGGGCCACATTGAGATTCTCCCACCTGCGAGGTAGGATCAAGCTTGTTCTGGAGTAGGGAAGAGTGTTAACAGCCTCAACCCAGTCAACTATGGGGCAACAACAAGAGACAGGGGCAGAAAGGGTCTCTCTCTTATGAGCAGCCATGAGTCATTCACCATTCATATTGCTCTTTTCTCTCTCCGTTGCAACCGCAAGGGCCATGGAACTCGGCCGGGAGTGCCTGAATCTCTGGGGGTAAGTGCATTCTTACAGCCGAAGGTGGAGGGTCCTCTCCTTTCTATgactcctcttcttcctgctcAGTCTTACTgctgtcctcccccctccctctgctttcTAGGTACGAGCGAGTAGATGAGATAATCTGGGTGAAAACAAACCAGCTCCAGCGCATTATCCGGACGGGGCGGACAGGCCACTGGCTCAACCATGGCAAAGAGCACTGCTTGGTAATtgagatggggagagagagacattaGGTTAGGAATCCCATGGAAACGGAAAGCGTACAGGAGTCCTGGTTATTTTTGGGTAGAGGAAGACACACAGGCAATGGTATATTCCCTGCAGCGGATAGCTCAGAGATAGCCGACgttgtgccctccaaatgttgttggactccaactcccatcagccccaacactCAAGAGATGATAGGAGATGTAGTCCCAACACTATCTTTGCAAAAGCTGCTTTTAGCAGCTTCACCTTAGAGGGGAAGGTAATGCCTCGCCCCTTCTTTTGAGGAGCGGTACAACAGAGGACGCAAAGCATTGCGTGTAAATGGGCACAAGTTACGGAGGAGCCCGATTGTGACTGAACCATCTTTTTCTGCGGGCAGGTTGGGGTGAAAGGAAACCCCCAGGGCTTCAACCGAGGTCTCGACTGCGACGTCATTGTGGCAGAGGTAAGGCAGAGAGTTGGGTCAGCCCAACATTGGATCCAGGGGTGGCGGAAAGATCCCCCCACAATATTTACCGCCTGTGAAATTTACTGTCCCGCAGGTACGCTCCACCAGTCACAAGCCAGACGAGATCTACGGCATGATCGAGCGGCTCTCACCCGGGACCCGCAAAATAGAGCTCTTTGGGCGACCCCATAACGTCCAGCCCAACTGGTGAGCGTCACCCATCCCTTTTGACCCTGAACCGCTGAATGACCTCTCAACTCTCTCTTTAAGATTTGAACCCTGCGGCAAAGCCCATGGTTCTCATTTCGATGCTGCTTTGGCAGAATTTAGAAATGTGGTCCATGGTTCGATCCCTGGGATCtcccaggtaggactgagaataTCCCATCTGcagcccaggagagctgctgccagtcagtgcagacagtactgagctacactGATCAATGGGTTGACTTGGCATCCTTTGCTGTTCCCAATCCAGCCCAAGCCATGCGAGGAAAGGGAATTATTTTTATACCCATTCTGGGACCCACTTGAAAATTTAGCTCTAGAATCTTAAGTCTGTCTAGATCGCTCAACAGATTTTCAAAATTCAGAGTAAATTTCAGAATCTGTTTGTGCTTTTTAAAGGATGTTGCTGAGAGTATACATCAGACACGTCACTGAGCTCCTCCTAGTGCCAGATTAAGAAGTCACCCTATATTGTTTTTTAAGAAACTCAACCCCAAATAGTCTTTGGAAAGGTTTAAGACAGGGGTAGCCAACCAGCTGTTGTTAccctctcccatcagccccagatgtGGAGAGCATGTTAGCCACTCCTGCCCTACACAAATCAAagtttgcatctctctctcttaaaggtaaaggtacccctgcccatacgggccagtcttgacagactctggggttgtgcacccatctcacttaagaggccaggggccagcgctgtccggagacacttccgggtcacgtggccagcgtgacaaagctgcatctggcgagccagcgcagcacacggaaacgccgtttaccttcccgctagtaagcggtccctatttatctacttgcacccgggggtgctttcgaactgctaggttggcaggcgctgggaccgagcaacgggagcgcaacccgccgcggggattcgaaccgctgacctttcgatcggcaagccctaggcgctgaggcttttacccacagcgccacccgcgtcccattctctctctctctcttaaacctGCTGAATTAAGTCTCCTTTAAAACCATGCCAACTGTTGTGGCCTCCCTAACCAAAGAATTCCCGGCATTGTAGTTTGACAAGAGCATCCCTGCTTCAAAGAGCCTCAGCTGCTGGAAACATGTGAGCTGCAACCCCTATGCAGCATTTGCAGTCAGCCAGGTCGGGGCTCAGCTTGAGCAGAGCAAGCCTGCCTGGCAACCGAAGATGGGAGAAGAGCATtctcagaccaaaggtccatctaatcGAGCACCCAGTTCTCACTGCAGCTAACTGCaccatctcccctcctgtggtttccagcaactgggattcagaaacatcactgcctccagttgtagaggcagagcatagccagtgTAACTATTAGCACCTCGATGGCCCTCTCTTCcccaaatttgtccaatcctcttggaaagccatccaagctggtggccatcaaaTGAGGCTGTTTTGCTTCAAGATGCAACTTGGCGGCAACTCTAAATAAATAGACAGAGATCTGGTGATCTGATCTGGGTGGGTGGCAGATACTGCTATTGCTGCTATTATTTAGGGGGCAATCCTATCCACTGGAATGAGTTGGGTTAGGATGCAGCCGATCTGTGGCTGAGTGAGGAGCCTGAGCTCAGCCAAAGATACCTTGGCATTCTCTTCCCACTTACGAATCTCAGCAGCTGATAGTTTTCCACCAGCGCCCTTTAACCAATCCTTCACTCAGCCTCACACTGGAACCACAACACAGATTTTATATAGACCCCCTTTCCTCATTACCTCCACCCTCCCTTAATCCTCtctctcgcgctctctctctcacatcTTAGGATCACGCTTGGTAACCAGCTGGACGGAATCCACCTGCTGGATCCAGATGTGGTGGCTCAGTTCAAACAACGTTACCCAGACGGAATCATCTCTAAGCCCAAGAACATGTAGAGGGGAGACAAGGGGAGATTTTAGCGCAATGGACCAAAGGGGgtgttttgcagggggtgttGGCAAAAGGAATGGATTGTATTCTAAtatagggtgtgtttttttctaaaataaataaaacaaaatggattCTTTCTCCATAGCCGAGACATGTGAAGAATGTGGGACGTAGAAGCGAGAGCCCAGTTCCTGTGGAAGATGCTGTTTAGTCCCCTAGAGGCACTTGGTGATCGATAGGTAGAAGGCTGCAACTCCCTCGATCCTAACCCACCCCTTATTATTCTGCCTGTATTCCTTGCTGGTGGGTCTTGGAAGCAGCTCACCAGCAAGGTGAAGCTTCTGGGCGcaggagagggggtggggaagacctTGCTCCTGGACTTTGGATTGTCCCACTGAAAGGGAGCATGAGATGAGGGGCCGGCCTTTTGCTCCTACCCTCTCCTcccttcagggcagggggaaatTCCACGCAAGGTGAagatgagctcctgctgctcctttCCCTCTCATGTGAAGCTGGCTGGTTGCTGTGGCTCTACGGTGACTGGCACCGAGAGGAGGCAATGAACAGAGCACAGCTCAgtgggaaagaatgtgttttgcatgcagaagtttccagaTTTCAGGCACAGAAGGAGGCCCCTATGTGCTTCTGCAAGGAGCTGGAGACTGAAGGCAGAGGGCTGTTGCACTTCTACGCTCATGCCAACCAAAACGAGACGGCCAGCTTTGGGGCAAGAGGCCACTGCCCACCCCTTTCCAATCCATTGGTGGGAGGACGTCCCTAAATTGTAGAGGCTTTCTATTTGCTCACCCACGGCGGAAGGACTGCTCCTATCTccgcccgcctcctcctcctgcaaaacaGCACATAGCAGGCCCTGGCCAATATCCCTCTTCCAGCTTTAATTGGCTCCATCAACAGAAACATACCAAGGGATAGTgtatagaaaaaaataataataaagggaggAAGGGGAGTCCGCAGCACCCAACCGGGATGACGTCTTCGCTTGTCGATGGTCTTCGGCCGATGGCGCGAATCCTGCCCGCCCAGCCCCATCCCACAGTAGCATGgcgatttgtgtttttttatgtttttgatCGTCCTTGGAAAAAAGTGTACGTAGGAACGCGAAACTGTCGCTCCCCCAACCCCGCCCCTGCTGCTTCCGCCGCAAAAGGGCCGGGGGTTATTTCACAAAGACAACGTTGTTGTTGGAATTGCGGGAGGCCAGCCAAGCTAGAAACACATCCCTGTGaatgagagacagacagacagaagcagAGGTTAAGACAAGAGGCAGGAAGTATATGCAGCATCAGTTCCTGCAGGTGAAAAGATCCTTGCACAACAGGAGTGGGGAGCCGGTGAACCTCCAGGATCTTGCCTAGCACTGACtgggagatatatatatttaaaaatgcactttatttcatgtccccccaccccagcaagcTGGCAGCGGCCCTCCTTTTTTCACAGCAGCCTGTGCTTGGGTTCAGTCTCGGTCCGCCCTCATAACCTGAGCTTGCCATTACAAAGAAGCGAGAGCAGCAGTGTGTCTTGCTGTGTGCCATTTGCAGTGCATTGCTGAACTAGATGTTCAATAATGAAGACCTGGCGGATGCTTCTCTCTGACCTGACTGGCTTGCACATCTTCGTTCCCTGCTCCCAAGCCACGTGGCTTGGCTTTGCTGAGGCAGCTGAAACTATTTACTCTGTGTATTCAAGtaggactggtgtgtgtgtgtgtgtgtgtgtgtgtgtgtgcgtgtgtgtgtgtttgcattgctCCCTCATTTGTCTGCAGAGTGTCTAGTCCTCACAGAGGAAGAGGATAGACTGTACACCCTCTGCTATCAGACTTGAaaacccattgttcagcccagacactgaggtccagctccaagggccttctggcagttccctccctgtgagaagtggttacagggaaccaggcagagggctttctcagtagtggcgcccaccctgtggaatgtcctcccatcagatgtcaaggaaagaaacaactatctgacttttagaagacatctgaaggcagccctgtttagggaagtttttaatgtttgatattttatcgctttttaaacattctgttgggagccgcccagagtggctggggaaacccatccagatgggtggggtattattattattattattattattattattaggcagccCTGGCTGCCCACCCACCTGCAATGTTTAACCACACACTCGTTGCTGCAATACTCGTTGTCCCATTCGCTGTTGGCCACCGGAGGGTTATCGCAGCCTGCGCGGACGCAGCGAGGGTGCGGGGACAAGGCCACAGGCGATTCAGACACTAGCTCCACGTGCATCGGTGTCGGAGACTCCACCTGGGGCAGGGGAGAAAAAACTACAAGTAACTATGTGCCTTGTTGGATTTAGTCAGTCGTGCGCCTGGGGCAAGTAAACCTCGATTCCAGGCAATCAGGAGAGAAACATACATAGCAAAGAGTCTCATTTTCCTCCCCCTTCTGTGCTATTTTTCTCAGGCCAATGTGAGAATGGGATGCAGGACTCAgacgggcctgatccagcagccaggctcttcttgcatGCAtgcgtgggtgggtgggtatagGCTCACTTGCACCctggtccagctccaagggccttctggcggttccctcaatgcgagaactgaagttacagggaaccagacagagggccttctcggtggtggcacctgccccgtGGGACatcctcccatcagttgtcagaGATAATCAGTCAGAGATAATTTGAGAAGATAAATAAatctaattaaattaaattaaaatgtttCCTCCTATAATTAATGAGTCCGTAAGTCCCATGAAGTAAAAGCAAATTTAAGATGCTCAGGGGTCCTCTTGGATTGACCCAGAAACTCAATTATAAGAGTTTCTGGCACACAtacatatttatgtatgcaaccactgcTGCTCcaatgttattggcccagagatggaaagaagataaagtccctaccagagaaaaaTGGCCGATCAatttgatggattatgctgaaacgGCTAAAACGACCGAGAGAATCAGAAATCGGGAaggccaaaattttaataaggaacagggaaaatttatcttaaaaaccattgtaaccAGTCAAAATCGTTAGCAGgtttggaataacacttgtagtttaatggtgaactttggacataaaagatttggattatagTATTATAAAAGCTGCAGCAGGAAATGATGAACAATAGGCCCcacaaaggggaagagggaagtccaggagatcctCTGGAATCTCATTTctgtgttgtatgttggatatggactgtaaaactttaatctgaaaaaccaaatgaaTAAAAGTTTCCtacatgcaagcaagcaagcaagcacccacccacccacccggctCAGCACTCCTCACCTCCGGCACCACGTCTACGGGCTCTGGGGAAACGTGGAGTTCGGCGCTGGGCCTCTCGGGGCTGCCTTCTTCCGTCCGCAGGGCGATGGGCTGGATCTGcagggcaggtgggggcaggatCTTGATCTGCaagggcggcggcggctgctgcagGTTGAGGCGCACCTTCTGCTGCAGGGGCGGCTGCTGCATGGCCTGCAGGGGGGGCGGCTGCTGCAGGATGGCAACCGGCTGGGCCGGGGGCTGCTGGGGCATCTGCTGCAGGGGCGGGGGCTGGAGCCGCGGCAAGTGCATGGAagtggccgccgccgctgccgccagcACCGAGCGGGTGACGATCTGGGTGGTGCCCGTGCCGGCCTGCAGCTGCCCCAGCTGGATGCCGCGCGACGTGACCATGGTGGCGGGGATGACCGTCACCACGCCGCCCTGCGAGGTGACGGCCAGGGAGGACGGCAGCATCTGCTTGGGGATGATGATCTTGGTGATGCTGGTCTGGCCCCCCGCCTGGGGCCCGCCCCCCGAGGTCACCACCACGGTGGGCTGCGTCGAGACGACGGTCGGGGCAGGAGGGGGGCTTTCCAGGGCCGGTGGGGTGGGCGGCATCGGGGCTGGGGGGGAGGCCGACTCCACGGCGGGGGCCGGCTGCTCGGAAGGCGAGGAGATGGGGTCCAGTTCCACCGTTTCTACAACCGTCTGCGGAgtggaggggaagagaagagtcaggaagctgggggggggaacaATCTAGGGGGGCTTTTGGGGTCGCGAAGCAGGCGGCGGCTGGTTAAGCTTCCAAAAGAATTCTGCCCCCGAAGAAGCGTCACAGAAAGGTCCCTTCCccagggaagaagaggagtttggatttgatatcccgctttatcactacccaaaggagtctcaaagcggctaacattctcctttcccttcctcccccacaacaaacactgagagacttcaaagaagtgtgactggcccaaggtcacccagcagatgcatgtggaggagcggggacgcgaacccggttcaccagattacgagactaccgctcttaatcactacaccacactgggagggaGTAAACAGCTGCTCCTGACCCGATCCAGTTAAGAGAAGGGTGGGCAAGCCAGGAGTGTTGTTTTTTCTCCTTTACTTCTCCGCAGGCACCTAGGAAGTAGTCTCTAGTTACACCACCGATTGGGCCACCAGAGGAGATGCACATCAGCAGCAGGGCCCATACAGGAAGTCCCGCCTTCGATGCTTGGTGTCTCCAGGGAACAGGTGACAGGAACATAGGAACTGGCCAcacccactggtccatctagcttagtttcccccaaactttggtctccagttgtttgaggactaccattcccatcatctctgaccactggtcttgtcagctagggatgataggagctatagtccaaaaacagctggggacccaactCTGGGAAACTCTAAGCTAGCTCACTACTTTCTGTGCTGggcagcagtggctttccagggattcggggcaggaatcttttccctaGAAATTGGTTAGAATTGCACCTGAAACTTTCTGTATtcagagcagatgctctcccactgagcgaCGGCCCTTTAAGCAATGGGATAGAAGACCCCTCTCCTTTTTTCagcctggaaagccactgcaggACAGTTCTGGCCTGGAAGGGCAGGCTTTTCTAGCCTTTGCAATCTTCGTACCTTAAATGTGGAGAACAACTCCCGTCAGACagcatggctggggctgatgggagttgtagtccaaaggaacccaaaggcaccaggttggcaaaggctgttctgtcTAGAAGAAGGGTAGTTTTCTAGGTTTCTTGCTGTGTCCATTGAGGCGGCAGAGGAGAGGGCAGGGCAGCTTCACACCCCTGCAGTTCTGGGAACGGCAGAGGCAAGAAGGCTCATCTCTCTTACCTGGCACTCCTGGTTGTCACGGTAGGCCGCCAGCGCTTTCAGGTACTCCTTTTTTGCTGCCTCCGTTTTCCGCTTGTACACCtggcagggagagaggaaggaaggctgTGGCAGAGGCTCCCTGTTTAAACCACACTGCACCCCTGACGCACCCCAAATTGTTAGGGAAAGCAGAACTACAGACTGCAGCTAGGACAGGCAAACCACAGGCATTGCTTAGCAGAAAGCCTGCAAAGATCAAGAATTACAGAGATGGAAAggaactctgaggatcatctagtccaaccccctgcaatgtagaaataTGCAGccgccccatatggggatcaaacctgcaaccttggcattatcagcaccacgctctagccaactgagctatccgggcTGATCATTCCGTTCCGTCAAAAGAAGCATGTGATCAACTGAATAAAACGCCTTGCAATTACTCAGTCTGCAGTTTTCTAAAAGCAAATGCGTATTgttgcattaatttttttaaaaaatggaagaagaggaattcCTTCCTACGGGGAAGACTTTTCAAAGATGAACGCTGCAGTTTGcattctcttaaaaaaaagtgcTCTCTTCAGAAGCACAAAGTTGGACAGGACCTTGGAGGTCTCTATGCAATGCAAAATCTACAACAAGAGGAGGGGTGAGCAAACCTATGCAGCTGTCAGATGCTACTGGCTGGGGCCACAATCTAAAacagctccccctccctctgtaAGGGCAACGCTGCACGTTCACGATCTCCCCAGTGTTTCTGCTTTGCTCCTTTGCAGCTACAGCCTCCTCCTCAATCCCTCAGCgatgctgtcccccccccaaaaaaacaccctcCCCAGCCCCTCCCACTTCACCCTCCCTTCCCGCTGCCCAACCCCCTTGGCACGCACTTGCTTCTGCTCCTCCCCCAAGCTGTCCCACATCGAGGCGACGATCTTGGAGACCTCGCCGAAGGTGGCTTTGGGGTTCTGCCCCTTGATGGCCGCTTGCGTGTCGCGGAAGAAGAGAGCATAGGCCGAAACGGGCTTCTGGGGCTCGTTGgggtcctttttcttcttctgcttcttggcCGGCTTCTGCTTCTTCCCCGCGTCCACCGCCACCACGGGCGCCATGACCGGCGCAGGGGCCGCCAGGGCCATCACCGCCGGCTTGGCAACAGAAACTTGCTGCgaggacagagagggagagggtcgGAAATGAGCTCCATGGGGCAGAGGgcacggcggtggcagcagctAGGGGGGATTCGCCCATAGGGAGGCGGGTAGAGAACCAATTCCGCTTTGCTCAGTGCATAATCCCAAACCGTTCCCCCCACTCGGATCTCATCAACGATGATAAGGAATAGAcggaaaaggcaggcaggcaaacagcAGCTAAGCTGGGCTGGCAGCATTCAAAGCAATTGAAAGGAAATGGCCTAACCACAGCGCAGGAGAGGAAGTGGGCTACTTTTGCATGAAACAACGGGCGTTTGAAAGAAATAATGGAATGGAGAGGCCCTTGCTTTTAAAACGGATGGGGAAACCTGCAGTCGTCCAGAGGTTGCCGGAGGACAATTGCCAGCCCAGtccactctctttctctcaccaTTGAGGCTGCGGGGACTTGGAGCCTAGCCACACCGGGAGGGTCCCGGGTTAAGGGCAGCAAGATGTCCTGGGCAATAGCCCCCAAACCAAAATAGCCGAGAGCCTGCATGGGGCAACAGGTGGACTGAATTCACCACCTGCTCACCTGACCCAGACGGTCATTTAATCATAAAATTTTAGAGCTGAAAATGACCCTGAGGGGCATCTGGTccggccccctgcaatgcaagaatctcaactgcagtggtacctctggttatgtacttaattcattccagaggtccgttctcaacctgaaactgttcttaacctgaagcaccactttagctaatggggcctcccgctgctgccgcgctgccagagcacgatttctgtcctcatcctgaagcaaagttcttaacccgaagtactatttctgggttagtggagtctgtaacctgaagcgtctgtaacctgaagattatgtaacccgcggtaccactgtaagcgCATCCATGAAAGACGGCCATCCAATTTCTGCTTAAAATTGGAAATGGAATGGGGGAGGCTGACTTACCgcgtttgttttttaatcttgccCTCCTCCCAAGTAGTTCAGGGCAGTGTACAtgatcccctcccctctccttttatcctggcaacccccccccccccctgtgaagTAGGACAGGGCAGTGACAGATCATAGATCACCTGGTGAATCTCATGGCAGGGGATCTGGACCTCGCGCCATCCCAGTCTGACACTCTAGCCCCAAAGTGGGAACCTTTTCTCCTTTTGTTGTAGCCCTGAGGCAACATGCCCTGGTGGaggaaccttccaggggccacatatcAGTGatgggtgggcagggccagaggcaaagcaaGCAGAGCAATGGCGCTCATGTTCCATCCATGCAAAAACAAGAGgaatctgcacatgcgcaaaccGACTCTGGACACCAGCTGTTCAGGCTGGGACACCCCTGAATGGCATCAAGCCAAGACTCACCCGCCGGATCTCTTCCGTCTCTTCCTCGTGCATGGAACTGGTGGGCGAGGGGGTGGGCGAGAGCCGCTCCTCGGGCGACTGGGCTGCGGGGGGCAGGATGGCGCTGCCCCCCAGGCTGAGGCCCAGCTGCGAACTGAGCTCCGACTGGTCAATGGTGGTCAGCTGGCCATGCCCCATCAAACCGGAGCTGATGTCCGCCATGGGCACATCGATGGTGACGGGCGGGTTGGCGCTGTATTGCGTCCCCATGGGGTGGTCCAAATCCTGCAGAGGGAGAATTCAGGGTCGTGTCAATGGTTACAGAAAGGCAGAAATCTGTGCGATGGTCTGGCCCTCCGGTGAGCAAGATGCCCAACAGCTCCTGTCCCCTCCGATttggaaaaaaaccaaacactAGCAACCTAAGAAGTGTTTcctggaacaggccaatggcctaaccagtccagcatcctgttctcacagcagctaaccagaaacaagagccctctctcctcctgcggcattactgcctctggccatggaaacagagcatagcagccattgatagccttctcctgcaAGGAGTCCCTTGCATTGTGTATCCTCTCTTGTTTCACTTGGGCTGAAGTGTAGAGAACAGCGCACTTCTCGGCCAAAGCCCTCTGCGCTTGTCAGAGGGTTTGGGGGAGAACCAGGAGCTTATCTTGTT
Protein-coding regions in this window:
- the TOX4 gene encoding TOX high mobility group box family member 4; the encoded protein is MEFPGGNENYLAITGTAHPFLSGAETFHTPSLGDEEFEIPPITLDADPSLAVSDVVGHFEDLGDPVTAPDTTFSAQYGVQALDIPVGISPGLMEQGGGLLSGGLAMDLDHPMGTQYSANPPVTIDVPMADISSGLMGHGQLTTIDQSELSSQLGLSLGGSAILPPAAQSPEERLSPTPSPTSSMHEEETEEIRRQVSVAKPAVMALAAPAPVMAPVVAVDAGKKQKPAKKQKKKKDPNEPQKPVSAYALFFRDTQAAIKGQNPKATFGEVSKIVASMWDSLGEEQKQVYKRKTEAAKKEYLKALAAYRDNQECQTVVETVELDPISSPSEQPAPAVESASPPAPMPPTPPALESPPPAPTVVSTQPTVVVTSGGGPQAGGQTSITKIIIPKQMLPSSLAVTSQGGVVTVIPATMVTSRGIQLGQLQAGTGTTQIVTRSVLAAAAAATSMHLPRLQPPPLQQMPQQPPAQPVAILQQPPPLQAMQQPPLQQKVRLNLQQPPPPLQIKILPPPALQIQPIALRTEEGSPERPSAELHVSPEPVDVVPEVESPTPMHVELVSESPVALSPHPRCVRAGCDNPPVANSEWDNEYCSNECVVKHCRDVFLAWLASRNSNNNVVFVK